The stretch of DNA GGGGTCGAGAGCCTTGCCGGTCATCCGGCGTCGATGACGCACGCGTCCGTCCCGCCCGACGAGCGGGCCGCGATCGGCATCTCGGATGCGCTGATCCGTTTGTCAGTCGGCGTCGAGGACATCGACGATCTCATCGCCGATCTGGATTGGGCACTTGGCTGACGCGCCAGTCTCGGGTCGCCGCGGTTCCTGGAGCAGCCCGCGTCTCACGATTCCGCCTTCGGCCCGACGTTCTGGCCGACCCATTTCAGGTACTCCTCGCTGCCGTCCACGACCGGGACGACCAGGAACTCGGGCACGTCGTACGGATGGCGATCGTTGAGCAGCTCCCAGAGCGCATCGACCTGATCCGACGTCGTTTTGATCAGCAACTGCTGCTCATCGTCGGCTTGCGGGACGCCTTTCCACGTGTAGATCGATCGGATGGCCGGCAGGATGTTCACGCACGCCGCAAGCCCGCTGCCGACGATGTCCTGGGCGAGCTGGGAGGCATCGAAGTCCTTCGGCACCGTGGTGAGGGCCAGTACGAAGTCGCTCATGGACGTATTTTCCTCTTATCCACGCCCCGAAAACCTGCTACAAAGATCTGCGCATCATGGCGTCACCCGACGAAGCCGCTGCCGTGCCCCGCGTGAACGATCGCGCGGCTGCGCGGCGGCATCTGCGCCGTCAACTCGTCCGGGATCGGTGGCGGCGCTACCTCAGCGCCGGCCTCGCGGTCGCGCTCTGCACGCTGCTCGTGAACGCCATCGTGGGCGACAACGGCTACCTGGCGGCCGTGCGGCTCAGGGCGGAGGAGGCCGAGCTGGCGGCTGCCGTCGCGGGGCTGCGGCGGGAAAATCACCGGCTTCAGGCCGACGCGCAGCGGCTCAGAACCGATCCCGCTGCGCTCGAAGAGACCGCGCGTGCCGAGCTCGGCCTGCTGCGCCCCGGTGAAACGTTGGTCGTCATCCGCGACGCCGCACCCGCGGACACCGCCGGCACCGGCCGCTAGCCCTCGGATCACATTCTTTGTCCACGCTCATCGACCTGTTCCTCCATCTCGACGAACACCTGCTGGAGTTCGTGGGCACGTACGGAGCCTGGGTGTACGGCCTCCTCTTCGCGATCATCTTCGCGGAGACGGGCCTGGTCGTCACGCCGTTCCTCCCCGGCGATTCGCTGCTGTTCGCCTGCGGCGCGCTCGGGCAGGTCGGCGTGCTGAACCTGCCGCTGACGGCGGGCCTGCTGTTTGCCGCGGCCGTCGCGGGTGACGCGGTGAACTACGCCGTCGGCCGCCGGGCGGGACCGCGCGTGTTCAGCGCGCACGACACGGACAGCCGTCTCCACCGGCTGCTCAACCGCGAGCACCTCACGAAAGCCCATGCGTTCTTCGAACGCTACGGCGGCAAGGCCGTCGTGCTCGGCCGCTTCGTGCCAATCGTGCGGACGTTCGTGCCGTTCGTCGCCGGCGCCGCCAGCATGACGCCCTCGGCGTTCGTCTTCTACAACGTCACGGGTGCCGCGCTGTGGGTGGGCCTCTGCGTGGGCGCCGGTGTGCTGTTCGGCAACATTCCCGTGGTCCGGGACAACTTCTCGCTCGTCACGATCGGCATCGTCTTCGTCTCGGTGCTCCCGATCGCGATCGAGATCATCCGCAACCGGCGCCGATCGAATCCGACGGCGGCGTAGCCGGCCGAGCGCGTCATCGCCGGAAGTGGCCGGTGCAGCCGCCGATCGGCGATACTGGCTCGACGGTTCGCGCCCCATGCTCACGAGAAAATCCAAGTACGGCATCAAGGCGGTGCTCGCGCTCGCCGAACGGCAAGGCGGCCAACCGGTGCTCATCGCCGACGTCGCGGCGAAGCACCGGATTCCGATGAAGTTCCTGCAGGCGATTCTGCTCGACCTGAAGCGCCACGGCATCCTGCAGAGCAAGAAGGGCAAGGGGGGCGGCTACTTCCTGCGCCGCGATCCTCACGACATCACGGTCGGCGAGGTGATCCGCGTGCTGGACGGCCCGCTCGCCCTCGTCCCCTGCGTCAGCCAAACGGCCTACCACCGCTGCGAGGAGTGCGTGGACGAAGCCACGTGCCGCGTGCGCTGGATCATGCGCGAAGTGCGAGACGCCACGGCCGGCATTCTCGACCGCACGTCGCTGGCGGAGCTGAACGCGCGCGGCCGTGCGACGCCGCGGCGCCGCACGGCGGCCCGCGGTCGAGCCGGCAATAGTCTATTGACACGATAGACTTTGACGTCTATTCTCGTTCCGTGACCTGCTCGCTGCTCCCGGTCTACTGTTGCTGTGCCACGCCGGCGGCCCCCCGCTGCGCGTGTACCACGCCGACGGCTGGCCGATGAGCGCGCACCGCACGTAGCACCCTCCGCGCCTCACGCCCAGCTGCTTCGGCTTCGCGCCCCGCACGACCGTGCGGATTCTCGAGAGGACTGCGTGTACAGAGCACAGAATAGGGACATTTCAGCGTCGTTGCGCCGCCGCGCGCCGGCGGCCATCGTCGCGATCGCCGTGTGTGTACCGGCGTGCCTCTCCGCGCAGGCGGCCGGCCCTTCGCCCGCCGCGGCCGGCTGGCAGAGCGGCGTCGTCGTGCAGTCGACGGACGGCGACAACCGGCTGACCCTCGGCGGCATCCTGCAGGTCGACGGCAGATTCGTCGACGAAAGCTCGACGACCGCCGTCGATACGTTCGCCATTCGGAAGGCCAGGCTCGTCATGGGCGGCCGCGTGGCGAAGTACTTCGAGTTCCGGATCGTGCCCGACTTCGGCAATGGGCAGGCGACGTTGGCGGACGCCTACTTCGACTTTCTCATCTCGCCGGCGCTCAGAATCCGCGCCGGCAAGGACAAGTCGCCCGTCGGCTACGAGTTGCTGATCAGCGACGCGGCGGTGCTCTTCCTCGATCGGTCGTTGTCATCCGGTCTCGTGCCGAATCGCGATGTCGGCATCCAGGCGCAGGGAGACCTCGCCGGCGGCACGGTGGCGTACGCGGCCGGCGTTCTCAACGGCGTGCCGGATGGCACGAGCTCGACGACCGATACCGACACCAACGGCGGCAAAGACCTCGCGGCACGCGTGGCCGTGCGGCCGTTTCGGTCCTTGCCGGCGTGGGGCGGCGCCCTTCGCGGCCTAGGATTCCACCTGGGAGGCTCGACCGGTGAACAGGCTGGGGCGCTGCCGGCGTACCGCACGTCCGGGGGCCAGACCTACTTCGCCTACGCCCCGGCTGGCAGCAGCAGCCCGGCTGTCGTCGCAAGCGGACGGCGCTCGCGCACTGCTCCCGCCGTCTTCTACTACTACAAATCGTTCGGCGCCTTCGCGGAATACGTCCGAACGACACAGCCTGTCGCTCGAGCCCAATCCGTCGTCGACGCCACGAACCACGGATGGGACGTCACGGCGTCGTACCTGCTCACCGGCGAAGCCGCAACGGCCGGGCTCCCCGCGCCTGCGACGCCATTCGATCCCTCGAAGGGGTCATGGGGAGCGCTGCAGATCGTGGCGCGTTGCGCGGCGCTCACGATCGATCCTGCGATCTTCGAGGCCGGGCTCGCGGCGACCGGTGCCAGCCGTCGCGCGCAGCAGTTCACGATCGGCCTCAACTGGTATCCCACAGCGGCCGTGAAGTACTACCTGGACTACGAGCGAACGTCGTTCGACACGCCCGCTCCGGGCGCTCGCCCGACCGAGCACGTGATCTCGTTTCGACTTCAACTGGCCATCTAGCCGACACGAGTCAATGGCAGAACGACACGCGATGGTGATCTCCACAGTGACACGGCTCATGATGCTGACCCTTGCCGGGGTCCTGACGGCCGCCCTCGCGGGCGCGCAGTCGCTGCTGAACGTCTCGTACGACCCGACGCGGGAGCTGTACGCGCAGATCAACGCTGCCTTCAGCCGCTACTGGGAGGGCAAGACCCGGCAGAAGATCACGGTGCAGCAGTCGCACGGGGGCTCGGGGGCGCAGGCGCGCGCGGTGGCCGACGGCCTCGATGCCGACGTCGTCACGCTCGCCCTCGCGTACGACATCGACGCGATCCAGCGGGCCGGCCTCATCAACAGCGCCGCCTGGCAGACGCGCCTGCCGCTCAACAGCGCACCCTACACCTCGACCATCGTGTTCGTCGTCCGCAAGGGCAACCCGAAAGGCATCAAGGACTGGAACGACCTGGTGAAGCCGGGCGTCAGCGTCATCACGCCGAATCCGAAGACCTCCGGCGGCGCGCGCTGGAACTACCTGGCGGCCTGGGAATACGCGAAGCGTCAGCCTGGCGGAAACGACACGAAGGCCCGCGAGTTCGTCGCGGCCCTGTACCGCAACGTGCCGGTGCTCGACTCCGGCGCGCGCGGCGCCACCACGACCTTCATCCAACGGAAGATCGGCGACGTGCTGCTGGCCTGGGAAAACGAAGCCTTTCTGGCGCTCGACGAAGCCAAGGGCCAGGTCGAGATCGTTGCGCCGTCGATCAGCATCCTCGCCGAGCCACCGGTCGCCATCGTCGACAAGGTCGTCGACAAGAAGGGCACGCGCGCGGTCGCGCAGGCGTACCTCGACTTCCTCTACACGCCGGAAGCCCAGGAGATCATCGCGAAGCACCACTACCGGCCGCGCAACGCCGAGGTCGTGAAGAAATACCTCTCGACCTTCGCGCCCATCACGCTCTTCACCATCGACGAAGCGTTCGGCGGCTGGCAACAGGCGCAGAAGACGCACTTCGCCGACCGCGGCACGTTCGATCAGATTTACCAGCCGGGCCGTCGTTGACCGTGCCGACTCGCCACACCGTCATCCCGGGTTTCGGCCTGACGATGGGCTTCACCCTGTTCTATTTGGGGCTCATCGTGCTGATCCCGCTCTCGATGCTGCCGCTCCGCAGCGCCTCGATGGGCTGGGCGGCATTTCGCGAAGCGGTGACCGATCCGCGCGTCGTGGCGTCGTATCGGCTCAGCCTCGTGGCGTCGCTCACCGCCGCGGCCGTCAACGCGGTCTTCGGCGCACTCGTCGCCTGGGTGCTGGTCCGCTATCGGTTTCCCGGCCAGCGCATCGTCGACGCGCTGATCGACTTGCCCTTCGCCCTGCCGACCGCGGTCGCCGGCATCACGCTGACCGGCCTGTACGCGCCGAGCGGCTGGCTGGGCCGGCCTCTCGAGGCCTATGGCATCAAGGTGGCGTTCACGCCGCTCGGCATCACGATCGCGCTCGTGTTCATCGGCCTGCCATTCGTCGTTCGCACGCTGCAGCCGGTCATCGAGGACCTCGACGTCGCGGTGGAGGAAGCGGCCACGAGCCTTGGCGCGAACCGTCTGACGGTTCTGACCAAGGTCATCCTGCCCTACCTCGTGCCCGCGTGGCTGACCGGCTTCGCCCTTGCGTTCGCGCGGGCCATCGGCGAGTACGGGTCGGTCGTGTTCATCTCCGGCAACATGCCGATGCAGACCGAGATCTCGCCGCTCATCATCATCACCAAGCTCGAGCAGTTCGACTACGCGGGCGCCACGGCGGTCGCCGTGATCATGCTCTCGATCTCGTTCCTGCTGCTGCTCCTGATCAATGCGATCCAGCATTGGAGCAGCCGGCGCCTGGCGCACTGACCTCCATGGCGGGCCACGTCCACGCGCACACGTCGAAGCTGCCACCGCCGGCGCGGCAGCTCACCGAGCCGGCCGGCCTGCGGCGGCTGCTCATCGGGATCGTGCTCGTGTTCCTCACGCTGTTCCTGGCCCTGCCGCTGGCAAGCGTCTTCACGGAGGCGTTCGCGAATGGATGGGACGCCTACGTGGCGGCAATCACGAATCCCGACGCGCTGGCCGCGCTGCGATTGACACTGGTCGCTGCCGCGATCGCCGTGCCGGCCAACCTGCTGTTCGGCCTCGCCGCCGGATGGGCCATCGCGAAGTTCCGGTTTCCCGGCCGGAACCTCCTGATCACGCTGATCGATCTGCCCTTCGCGGTCTCGCCCGTGATCTCCGGCATGGTGTTCGTGCTGCTCGTCGGCCGGCAGGGGCTTCTCGGTCCGTGGCTGTTCGAGCACGATGTGAAGATCGTCTTCGCGGTGCCGGGGATCGTGCTGGCCACGGTCTTCGTCTCCTTCCCCTTCGTCGCCCGCGAGATCATTCCGGTGATGGAGGCGACGGGCACCGAGGAAGAAGAGGCGGCGCGCGTGCTCGGCGCCGGCGGATTCCAAACCTTCTGGCGCGTGACGCTGCCCAACATCAAGTGGGGACTGCTCTACGGCGTGATCCTCTGCAACGCCCGCGCGATGGGCGAATTCGGCGCCGTCTCCGTCGTGTCGGGCAAGATCCGCGGCCTGACGAACACGCTGCCGCTGCACGTGGAAGTGCTCTACAACGAATACAACATCCAAGCGGCGTTCGCGGTGGCCTCGCTCCTGACCTTGCTCGCGCTGGTGACGCTCGTGGCCAAGGTCCTCGTTGAACGCCAACTCGAGCGCGCGCTGTCGTCGCAGGACGACACGACCCTCCGGAAGCCGTAATGGGGATCGAGGTCAGGAACGTGACGAAGACGTTCGGCGCCTTCCGGTCGCTCGACGACGTGAGCTTCCGCGTCGCGTCGGGCGAATTGGTGGCGCTGCTCGGTCCTTCGGGGTCCGGCAAGACCACCTTGCTGCGCATCATCGCCGGGTTGGAACGCGCCGATCGGGGCACCGTCCTGCTCGAGGAGGAGGACGCGACGCACCGCACGGCCGGCGACCGCGGCGTCGGATTCGTCTTCCAGCACTACGCGCTCTTCCGGCACATGACCGTCTTCGAGAACGTCGCGTTCGGCCTTCGCGTGCGGCCGCGATCCACACGCCCGTCCGAGGACGTCATCCGCCGGAAGGTGCAGGAACTGCTCGAGCTCGTGCAGCTCGACTACCTCGACAGCCGCTATCCCCGCCAACTGTCTGGCGGGCAGCGGCAGCGGGTCGCGCTCGCGCGGGCGCTCGCGATCGAGCCGAAGGTCCTGCTGCTCGACGAGCCATTCGGCGCCCTCGACGCGAAGGTGCGCCTCGAGCTGCGGCGCTGGCTCCGCCGCCTTCACGAGGAGATCCACCTCACCAGCGTGTTCGTCACGCACGATCAGGAGGAAGCCCTCGAGCTCGCCGACCGCATCGTCGTGATGAACGAAGGGCGGATTGAACAGGAGGGGCGTCCCGAAGACGTCTTCGAGCATCCTGCCACGCCGTTCGTGATGAACTTCCTCGGCAGCGTCAACATCTTCCATGGCCGGGTCGAGAGCGGGCAGGCGCTGCTCGGGCCGATCGCGCTCGACTACCCGGATCACGCCGACGCCACGGCCCGGCCGGCCGCGGGCTACGCCCGCCCGCACGAGCTCGACCTGAGCCGCAGCGACGATGGCGGCGGCCTGTGGGCCACCGTAACCGCCCTGCACACCACGGGCGGCGTCGTCAAACTCGAGCTGTCGACCGACGATGCCCAGGTGATTCAGGTGCACGTCGGCCGAGACGTCTTCCAGGCGCTCGCGCCCGCGATTGGCGAGCGGCTGTACGTCACGCCCCGCAAGCTGCGCGTGTTCCTGTCGGCACACTGATGCGCCCCTTCACCTTCTGCCCGCCGTGTCGTCGCGCGTGGACCGCGTGTCGGTCTTCGTGTAAGCCGCCGGCGGCTGAGAGGTGAGCGCGTAGTTTCCCAGCAGGCTCCTTCCCTCCTCCTCGGCCGTCCGGCTACGCCGCTGTCGTGTGCCGGGCGCCTCGTGCGCCCTCGTGCGGCCGTCATGTCGGCGGCCGTTCACGGGGTCCAGTCGGACCCGCAGGAGAAGAGATGTCGACGACGATCGTGAAGTTCCCGGCGGCGCTGTTGCTCGCGCTGCTGCCCGCGCTCGGGTTCGCCCAGGCGCAACCCCCTTCCCCCACCGGTGCCGTGACGGGCCGCGTGCGTGACTCGCTCGGCGGCGCGATTCCCGGCGCCGTCATCCGCGTCGTGAACGAATCGACGAACACGGCCGTTCAAGCCGTCAGCAGCGACCAGGGCACTTATGAAGTCACCGGGCTGGCACCTGGTGCCTACCGGCTCGAGGCGAATCTGGACGGCTTCGAAACGGCCACGGGACGGTTCACCATCCTGGCCGGCCAGACCGCCACACTCGACGTGATTCTGCTGCCGTCCCGCATTTCGCAGACCGTCGTGGTCACGGCGCGCCGCACCGAGGAGGCCGTCCAGGAAGTGCCGATCCCGGTGTCGGTCGTCGGCGGCGATCTCGTCGCGGACGCGGGCGCGTTCAACGTCAACCGCCTGAAAGAGATCGTGCCGACCGTGCAGTTCTACTCGACGAACCCAAGGAACTCGGCGATCAACATCCGCGGGCTCGGCGCGCCGTTCGGCCTGACGAACGACGGGCTGGAACCTGGTGTCGGTCTGTACATCGACGGCGTCTTCTATGCACGGCCCGCCGCCGCGACGCTCGACTTCCTCGACGTCGAGCGCATCGAGGTGCTCCGCGGCCCCCAGGGCACGCTGTTCGGCAAGAACACGACGGCTGGCGCCATCAACGTCACGACGCGCAAGCCGAGCTTCACGCCGCAAGGGGACTTCGAGCTGAACTACGGCACGTATGGGTACGTCCAGGCGAAAGCCTCGATCACCGGCCCGATCACGAAGAAGATCGCCGGCCGGCTGTCGTTCTCAGGAACGCAGCGCGACGGCCTCATCTTCAACGTCGCGAAGCAGGACGACGTGAACGATCTGAACAACCTCGGCGTCCGAGGCCAGATGCTGGCCACCGTTTCCGACGGCCTGATCCTCACGGTGGCGGCCGACAATACGCGTCAGCGCCCTGAAGGCTACACGCAGGTGGTGGCGGGCGTCGCGCCGACGCTCCGGGCCGCCAACCGACAGTGGAACGCCATCGCGTCGGACCTCCGGTACACGCCGCCGAGCTACAACGCGTTCGACCGGGTGACCGACATCGACACGCCGCTGCGGTCGAGTCAGGACATGGGCGGCGCCTCGGCCAACGCCGACTGGAAGGTCGGTCGCGGTCTCGTGACGGCGACCGTCGCGTGGCGCTACTGGAACTGGGATCCGTCCAACGACCGCGACTTCATCGGCCTGGCCGTGACGCCGGTTTCGGCCGCGCCGTCGAAACAGGACCAGTGGACGCAGGAAGTTCGATACGCCGGCGACATCTCGCCGCGTCTCAACGTGGTCTTCGGCGTGTTCAACTTCCGGCAGGGCATCAACTCCAATCCCTCGTTCCGGCAGGAGCAGGGTGCGGCAGCATGGCGGTTTCTGCTGACGCCGAATGCCGCCGCCGCGACGCCCGGCCTGCTCGACGGCTACGGCTACGACCAGTTCGTGGACTTCTCGACCGTCAGTTCGGCTGCGTTCGGCCAGCTCGAATGGCACGTCACCGACCGGCTGCGCATCCTGCCAGGGTTGCGCTTCAACCACGACAAGAAGCAGGTGGACTTCGACCAGCAGATCTACGGCGGCCTGCAGACGACGAACGCCGCGCTCATCGCGCTGCAGCGCTCGGTGCTGGCGCCGCAGACGTATGCCGCCAACGTGGCCAAGAACGACGTGTCGGGCCAGTTCACCGTGGCGTACAAGGCGAGCGAGCGCGCGCACGCTTTCGCCACCTACGCGAAGAGCTTCAAGTCGGTGGGCCTGAACCTCAACGGCGTTCCGACCGACGCCAACAACGACCCGGTCCTGTCGGCCGCGACGGTGAAGCCCGAGAACGTGCACCATCTCGAGGCGGGTGTGAAGACCGAGCCGCTGCCAGGCGTGACGTTCAACGTCACAGCGTTCGACACGACGATCCGCGACTTCCAGGCACAGGTCGTCAACGCGAACGTCGGCGTGCTGCGAGGTTATCTCGCCAACGCCGAGAAGGTCCGGGTGCGCGGCGTCGAATTCGACGGCAACGCGCAGATTGGCCGCCACGTCTCCCTCTATGGCGCCGGCGCCTACACGGACGGCAAGTACGTGTCGTTCACCGACGCCCCGCCCCCGCTCGAGGACACCGGCGGCCCGCAGGTCAAGGACATCTCCGGATCGCTCCTCCCCGGAATCTCGAAGTGGGCGCTCTCGCTCGGCGGCGAAGTGTCGGCTCCCGGCACGTTTTTCGGCAGCACGGGCGTGTTCTTCGCAGCCGCCGACGCCAGCTATCGATCCTCCTTCTCGTCGAGCCCGAGCGCGTCGAAGTACCTCGTGATCGACGGTTACTCGCTGCTCAACACGCGGGTCGGCTTCCGCTGGTCGGATGGATGGCAGATCTTCGTGTGGGCGCGCAACGTGCTCGACAAGGACTACTTCGAGCTGCTGACGGCGGCACCGGGCAACTCCGGTCTCTTCGTCGGTCAGCCGGGGGATCCACGCACCGCAGGGATCGCGCTGCGCGTGACGATCGGCACGGCGAGGAACTAGACGCGACAGACAGAGCCGGTCCGGGCGTTCGGCGCCCGGACCGGCACGATTGCACGGCGCTCGCGGTACGATACGACGTGCGACCGGTCACGGCATTCGACATCGTCGGCGACGTTCACGGCTGCGCCGACGAACTGCACACCCTCTTGCTGCAACTCGGCTACGCCAAGAGCGATGACGACGGCACGTGGCAGGCGCCGTCGAGCCGGCAGCTCGTCTTCATCGGCGATCTCGCCGATCGCGGTCCCAAGAACGTCCTCGCGCTCACGATCGCGATGGACATGGTGGAGGACGGCGCCGCGCTCTGGGTACCGGGTAATCACGATGTCCAGCTCCAACGTTGGCTCGAAGGCGCCGACGTGCCGCTGCTGTACGGCCTGGACGTGACGGTTCAGGAGCTCGCCCGTGTCACCGAGGGTTTCCGCGACCGCGTCCGCGGCACGCTTCAGGCGCTGCCCAGCCACTACGTGCTCGACAACGGCCGGCTGGTCGTCGCGCACACGGGCCTGCCGGAGGCGCTGCACGGTGTGGAATCGGCGGAGGTCCGCTACCTCGCTGCCTACGGCTTTCTGCCTGGGGCCGCCGATCCGCCGTCGGACTGGACGGCTCGCCACGCGTGGGTCGCGAGCTATGCCGGAGAAGCGGCCGTCGTGTACGGCCACACGCCGCAGCCGCGAGCCGCCTGGGTTCGGAACACGATCGACATCGACACCGGCTGCGTGTACGGCGGCCGGCTCACCGCGCTGCGATGGCCGGAGCGGGAGATCGTGGAGGTGCCGGCGCAGCGCGCGTACGCGGGGCCGGCAGTCAAGAAACGACCGCCAGCCGCGTCAACCGGTGACGACCCGACCTGATGTATCGCGCGCGAGCCGCCTCGCGACGCCCCGTCACTCTCCGAGATACGCCGCGCGCACACGGGGATTGTCGGCCACCTCGGCGGCCGAGCCTTCGAGGATGATCGCGCCGGTTTCGAGCACGTAGCTGCGGTCGGAGTGCTTGAGGGCGGCTCGCGCGTTCTGCTCGACCAGCAGGACCGTGACGCCGGCCGCTTTGATCTCGTCGATCGTCGCGAAGATGGTCTGGCACACGATGGGCGCCAGGCCGAGCGATGGCTCATCGAGCAGCAGGAGCTTCGGCCGCGACATCAGCGCCCGTGCCATGGCGAGCATCTGCTGCTCGCCGCCCGAGAGCGTGCCGGCCCGCTGCTTCTGCCGTTCGCGCAGGCGCGGGAAGAGCGTGAACGCGTGCTCGATGTCGGCTGTGATCCGGGCGCGATCGCGGACGAGATAGGCGCCCATCTCGAGGTTCTCGAGCACGGTGAGGTTGGCGAACACGCCCCGGCCTTCTGGCGACATCGACACGCCGCGGGAGACGAGCGCGTGCGCCGGCACGCCGGTCACGTCGTCGCCATCGACGAGAATGCGCCCCTGCCGGGCCGGCACCAGCCCGGTGATGGCCCGCAGCGTCGTCGTCTTCCCCGCCCCGTTCGCGCCGATGAGCGTGACGACCTCGCCGGGATGGACGACGAGCGACACGTCCCGGAGGGCGTGGATGCCGCCGTAGAACACATCCACGTGCTCGAGCGCGAGAATGGCCGAGCGCGAGCGTTCAGCCACCGCCAAGGTACGCCTCGATGACGTCGGGATTCCGCTGGATCTCCTCGGGTGTGCCGATCGCGATCGCCTCGCCGTGGTCGATCACCTGAACGGTCTCGCAGATTCCCATGACGACCTTCATGTTGTGCTCGACGAGCACGATCGTGAGCTGCCACCGATCGCGCAGCCACCGGATGAGATCCATGAGCTCGCGAGCTTCCTGCGGGTTCATTCCCGCGGCCGGCTCGTCGAGCAGCAGCACGCGCGGCTCGGTCGCGAGCGCCCGGGCGATCTCGAGCCGGCGCTGGCTGCCGTACGGCAGGCTCGTCGCCACCTCGTCGGCGACGCCGTCGAGGTGGAAGATCTCCAGCAGCTCCAGGGCCTTGGCCCGCGCGTCCATTTCCTCCGCGTGATGCCGTCGCGTGCCCAGGACGGCGTCGAGCATTGTCTGGCGGCCGCGCAGGTGGCGCGCGGCCATGACGTTCTCGATGACGCTCATGTCGGGGAACAGGCGGATGTTCTGAAACGTCCGCGCCATGCCGAGCCGTGCGATCTCGTACGGTTTGCGTCCTGCCACCCGGCGTCCATCGAGGAGAATCTCGCCGTCGGTCGGCACGTACACGCCGGTCAGCAGGTTGAACACCGTCGTCTTGCCGGCGCCGTTGGGACCGATCAAGCCGTACAACGCGCCCGGCGGGACCGCCATCGACAGGTCCTTGACGGCGGTCAGGCCGCCGAACCGCTTCGTCA from Acidobacteriota bacterium encodes:
- a CDS encoding ABC transporter ATP-binding protein gives rise to the protein MSRVDAPVLTMDRVTKRFGGLTAVKDLSMAVPPGALYGLIGPNGAGKTTVFNLLTGVYVPTDGEILLDGRRVAGRKPYEIARLGMARTFQNIRLFPDMSVIENVMAARHLRGRQTMLDAVLGTRRHHAEEMDARAKALELLEIFHLDGVADEVATSLPYGSQRRLEIARALATEPRVLLLDEPAAGMNPQEARELMDLIRWLRDRWQLTIVLVEHNMKVVMGICETVQVIDHGEAIAIGTPEEIQRNPDVIEAYLGGG
- a CDS encoding ABC transporter ATP-binding protein; this translates as MLALEHVDVFYGGIHALRDVSLVVHPGEVVTLIGANGAGKTTTLRAITGLVPARQGRILVDGDDVTGVPAHALVSRGVSMSPEGRGVFANLTVLENLEMGAYLVRDRARITADIEHAFTLFPRLRERQKQRAGTLSGGEQQMLAMARALMSRPKLLLLDEPSLGLAPIVCQTIFATIDEIKAAGVTVLLVEQNARAALKHSDRSYVLETGAIILEGSAAEVADNPRVRAAYLGE
- a CDS encoding metallophosphoesterase produces the protein MRPVTAFDIVGDVHGCADELHTLLLQLGYAKSDDDGTWQAPSSRQLVFIGDLADRGPKNVLALTIAMDMVEDGAALWVPGNHDVQLQRWLEGADVPLLYGLDVTVQELARVTEGFRDRVRGTLQALPSHYVLDNGRLVVAHTGLPEALHGVESAEVRYLAAYGFLPGAADPPSDWTARHAWVASYAGEAAVVYGHTPQPRAAWVRNTIDIDTGCVYGGRLTALRWPEREIVEVPAQRAYAGPAVKKRPPAASTGDDPT